The proteins below come from a single Ictidomys tridecemlineatus isolate mIctTri1 chromosome 8, mIctTri1.hap1, whole genome shotgun sequence genomic window:
- the LOC144366287 gene encoding mitochondrial enolase superfamily member 1-like isoform X1, whose protein sequence is MALGRISRLSVRDVRFPTSLRSHGSDAMVSLSWLFLGFLHLHLGGMGHLSCSIQTLTTRLPMLSWRLMWEMDSRDMELPSLWEKALKLDLKDIVSDFRGFYRQLTSDGQLRWEMLLCFPSQIGPEKGVVHLATAAILNVVWDLWAKQEGKPLWKLLVDMDPRALLSCIDFRYITDVLTEEDAYEILKKGKIGKKERGRL, encoded by the exons ATGGCGCTCGGCAGGATCTCCCGCCTCTCGGTCCGGGACGTGCGCTTCCCCACGTCGCTCCGGAGCCACGGCTCAGACGCCATG GTGTCATTGTCATGGTTATTTCTGGGTTTCTTACATTTGCATTTGGGGGGTATGGGTCACCTTTCCTGCAGCATACAGACCCTGACTACTCGTCTGCCTATGTTGTCCTGGAGACTGATGTGGGAGATGGACTCAAGGGATATGGAATTACCTTCACTCTGGGAAAAGGCACTGAAGTTG GACCTCAAGGACATTGTCAGTGACTTCAGAGGCTTCTACAGGCAGCTCACCAGTGACGGGCAGCTCAGATGG GAAATGCTGCTATGTTTTCCTTCTCAGATTGGTCCAGAGAAAGGGGTGGTGCACCTGGCAACAGCAGCCATTCTGAATGTGGTGTGGGACCTGTGGGCGAAGCAGGAAGGAAAG ccTCTGTGGAAGTTACTTGTGGATATG GATCCCAGGGCGTTGTTATCCTGCATTGATTTTAGGTATATCACTGATGTCCTGACTGAGGAGGATGCCTATG aaatACTAAAGAAAGGTAAAATTggtaaaaaagaaagaggtaggTTATAA
- the LOC144366287 gene encoding mitochondrial enolase superfamily member 1-like isoform X3, giving the protein MALGRISRLSVRDVRFPTSLRSHGSDAMVSLSWLFLGFLHLHLGGMGHLSCSIQTLTTRLPMLSWRLMWEMDSRDMELPSLWEKALKLDLKDIVSDFRGFYRQLTSDGQLRWEMLLCFPSQIGPEKGVVHLATAAILNVVWDLWAKQEGKPLWKLLVDMDPRALLSCIDFRYITDVLTEEDAYDDGCQPALGCA; this is encoded by the exons ATGGCGCTCGGCAGGATCTCCCGCCTCTCGGTCCGGGACGTGCGCTTCCCCACGTCGCTCCGGAGCCACGGCTCAGACGCCATG GTGTCATTGTCATGGTTATTTCTGGGTTTCTTACATTTGCATTTGGGGGGTATGGGTCACCTTTCCTGCAGCATACAGACCCTGACTACTCGTCTGCCTATGTTGTCCTGGAGACTGATGTGGGAGATGGACTCAAGGGATATGGAATTACCTTCACTCTGGGAAAAGGCACTGAAGTTG GACCTCAAGGACATTGTCAGTGACTTCAGAGGCTTCTACAGGCAGCTCACCAGTGACGGGCAGCTCAGATGG GAAATGCTGCTATGTTTTCCTTCTCAGATTGGTCCAGAGAAAGGGGTGGTGCACCTGGCAACAGCAGCCATTCTGAATGTGGTGTGGGACCTGTGGGCGAAGCAGGAAGGAAAG ccTCTGTGGAAGTTACTTGTGGATATG GATCCCAGGGCGTTGTTATCCTGCATTGATTTTAGGTATATCACTGATGTCCTGACTGAGGAGGATGCCTATG
- the LOC144366287 gene encoding mitochondrial enolase superfamily member 1-like isoform X5: MALGRISRLSVRDVRFPTSLRSHGSDAMVSLSWLFLGFLHLHLGGMGHLSCSIQTLTTRLPMLSWRLMWEMDSRDMELPSLWEKALKLDLKDIVSDFRGFYRQLTSDGQLRWIGPEKGVVHLATAAILNVVWDLWAKQEGKPLWKLLVDMDPRALLSCIDFRYITDVLTEEDAYEILKKGKIGKKERGRL; this comes from the exons ATGGCGCTCGGCAGGATCTCCCGCCTCTCGGTCCGGGACGTGCGCTTCCCCACGTCGCTCCGGAGCCACGGCTCAGACGCCATG GTGTCATTGTCATGGTTATTTCTGGGTTTCTTACATTTGCATTTGGGGGGTATGGGTCACCTTTCCTGCAGCATACAGACCCTGACTACTCGTCTGCCTATGTTGTCCTGGAGACTGATGTGGGAGATGGACTCAAGGGATATGGAATTACCTTCACTCTGGGAAAAGGCACTGAAGTTG GACCTCAAGGACATTGTCAGTGACTTCAGAGGCTTCTACAGGCAGCTCACCAGTGACGGGCAGCTCAGATGG ATTGGTCCAGAGAAAGGGGTGGTGCACCTGGCAACAGCAGCCATTCTGAATGTGGTGTGGGACCTGTGGGCGAAGCAGGAAGGAAAG ccTCTGTGGAAGTTACTTGTGGATATG GATCCCAGGGCGTTGTTATCCTGCATTGATTTTAGGTATATCACTGATGTCCTGACTGAGGAGGATGCCTATG aaatACTAAAGAAAGGTAAAATTggtaaaaaagaaagaggtaggTTATAA
- the LOC144366287 gene encoding mitochondrial enolase superfamily member 1-like isoform X7, translated as MALGRISRLSVRDVRFPTSLRSHGSDAMVSLSWLFLGFLHLHLGGMGHLSCSIQTLTTRLPMLSWRLMWEMDSRDMELPSLWEKALKLEMLLCFPSQIGPEKGVVHLATAAILNVVWDLWAKQEGKPLWKLLVDMDPRALLSCIDFRYITDVLTEEDAYEILKKGKIGKKERGRL; from the exons ATGGCGCTCGGCAGGATCTCCCGCCTCTCGGTCCGGGACGTGCGCTTCCCCACGTCGCTCCGGAGCCACGGCTCAGACGCCATG GTGTCATTGTCATGGTTATTTCTGGGTTTCTTACATTTGCATTTGGGGGGTATGGGTCACCTTTCCTGCAGCATACAGACCCTGACTACTCGTCTGCCTATGTTGTCCTGGAGACTGATGTGGGAGATGGACTCAAGGGATATGGAATTACCTTCACTCTGGGAAAAGGCACTGAAGTTG GAAATGCTGCTATGTTTTCCTTCTCAGATTGGTCCAGAGAAAGGGGTGGTGCACCTGGCAACAGCAGCCATTCTGAATGTGGTGTGGGACCTGTGGGCGAAGCAGGAAGGAAAG ccTCTGTGGAAGTTACTTGTGGATATG GATCCCAGGGCGTTGTTATCCTGCATTGATTTTAGGTATATCACTGATGTCCTGACTGAGGAGGATGCCTATG aaatACTAAAGAAAGGTAAAATTggtaaaaaagaaagaggtaggTTATAA
- the LOC144366287 gene encoding mitochondrial enolase superfamily member 1-like isoform X6, translating to MALGRISRLSVRDVRFPTSLRSHGSDAMHTDPDYSSAYVVLETDVGDGLKGYGITFTLGKGTEVVVCAVNALAHHVLHKDLKDIVSDFRGFYRQLTSDGQLRWIGPEKGVVHLATAAILNVVWDLWAKQEGKPLWKLLVDMDPRALLSCIDFRYITDVLTEEDAYEILKKGKIGKKERGRL from the exons ATGGCGCTCGGCAGGATCTCCCGCCTCTCGGTCCGGGACGTGCGCTTCCCCACGTCGCTCCGGAGCCACGGCTCAGACGCCATG CATACAGACCCTGACTACTCGTCTGCCTATGTTGTCCTGGAGACTGATGTGGGAGATGGACTCAAGGGATATGGAATTACCTTCACTCTGGGAAAAGGCACTGAAG TTGTTGTCTGTGCCGTGAATGCCCTTGCCCACCATGTGCTTCACAAGGACCTCAAGGACATTGTCAGTGACTTCAGAGGCTTCTACAGGCAGCTCACCAGTGACGGGCAGCTCAGATGG ATTGGTCCAGAGAAAGGGGTGGTGCACCTGGCAACAGCAGCCATTCTGAATGTGGTGTGGGACCTGTGGGCGAAGCAGGAAGGAAAG ccTCTGTGGAAGTTACTTGTGGATATG GATCCCAGGGCGTTGTTATCCTGCATTGATTTTAGGTATATCACTGATGTCCTGACTGAGGAGGATGCCTATG aaatACTAAAGAAAGGTAAAATTggtaaaaaagaaagaggtaggTTATAA
- the LOC144366287 gene encoding mitochondrial enolase superfamily member 1-like isoform X4, translated as MALGRISRLSVRDVRFPTSLRSHGSDAMHTDPDYSSAYVVLETDVGDGLKGYGITFTLGKGTEVVVCAVNALAHHVLHKDLKDIVSDFRGFYRQLTSDGQLRWEMLLCFPSQIGPEKGVVHLATAAILNVVWDLWAKQEGKPLWKLLVDMDPRALLSCIDFRYITDVLTEEDAYEILKKGKIGKKERGRL; from the exons ATGGCGCTCGGCAGGATCTCCCGCCTCTCGGTCCGGGACGTGCGCTTCCCCACGTCGCTCCGGAGCCACGGCTCAGACGCCATG CATACAGACCCTGACTACTCGTCTGCCTATGTTGTCCTGGAGACTGATGTGGGAGATGGACTCAAGGGATATGGAATTACCTTCACTCTGGGAAAAGGCACTGAAG TTGTTGTCTGTGCCGTGAATGCCCTTGCCCACCATGTGCTTCACAAGGACCTCAAGGACATTGTCAGTGACTTCAGAGGCTTCTACAGGCAGCTCACCAGTGACGGGCAGCTCAGATGG GAAATGCTGCTATGTTTTCCTTCTCAGATTGGTCCAGAGAAAGGGGTGGTGCACCTGGCAACAGCAGCCATTCTGAATGTGGTGTGGGACCTGTGGGCGAAGCAGGAAGGAAAG ccTCTGTGGAAGTTACTTGTGGATATG GATCCCAGGGCGTTGTTATCCTGCATTGATTTTAGGTATATCACTGATGTCCTGACTGAGGAGGATGCCTATG aaatACTAAAGAAAGGTAAAATTggtaaaaaagaaagaggtaggTTATAA
- the LOC144366287 gene encoding mitochondrial enolase superfamily member 1-like isoform X2: MALGRISRLSVRDVRFPTSLRSHGSDAMVSLSWLFLGFLHLHLGGMGHLSCSIQTLTTRLPMLSWRLMWEMDSRDMELPSLWEKALKLDLKDIVSDFRGFYRQLTSDGQLRWEMLLCFPSQIGPEKGVVHLATAAILNVVWDLWAKQEGKPLWKLLVDMDPRALLSCIDFRYITDVLTEEDAYGESCARSGPGSFLVY; the protein is encoded by the exons ATGGCGCTCGGCAGGATCTCCCGCCTCTCGGTCCGGGACGTGCGCTTCCCCACGTCGCTCCGGAGCCACGGCTCAGACGCCATG GTGTCATTGTCATGGTTATTTCTGGGTTTCTTACATTTGCATTTGGGGGGTATGGGTCACCTTTCCTGCAGCATACAGACCCTGACTACTCGTCTGCCTATGTTGTCCTGGAGACTGATGTGGGAGATGGACTCAAGGGATATGGAATTACCTTCACTCTGGGAAAAGGCACTGAAGTTG GACCTCAAGGACATTGTCAGTGACTTCAGAGGCTTCTACAGGCAGCTCACCAGTGACGGGCAGCTCAGATGG GAAATGCTGCTATGTTTTCCTTCTCAGATTGGTCCAGAGAAAGGGGTGGTGCACCTGGCAACAGCAGCCATTCTGAATGTGGTGTGGGACCTGTGGGCGAAGCAGGAAGGAAAG ccTCTGTGGAAGTTACTTGTGGATATG GATCCCAGGGCGTTGTTATCCTGCATTGATTTTAGGTATATCACTGATGTCCTGACTGAGGAGGATGCCTATGGTGAGTCATGTGCGAGGAGTGGGCCTGGAAGCTTCCTGGTTTACTGA